GGAGTTTCAGGTGCTGTGGCAGGACCAGCTGGAAGACAGCGAACTGGCGCCGCTGGTACCGCAGCTCAGCGACGATCAACGGCTTGCGCTGCACCAGACGCTGGAGGCGTTTCGTCAGGATATCAACCGGCGAACTATCGGCCCGCGTGGCCGTCAGGCGCTGGATCAGCTGATGCCGCGGCTGCTGAGCGAAGTCTGCCCGCGTGAAGATGCGGCGGTGACGCTCAGTCGCCTGACACCGCTGCTGATCGGCGTGCTGACACGCAGTACCTATCTGGAGCTGCTGACCGAATATCACGGTGCGCTGCGTCACCTGATTCGTCTGTGCGCGGCCTCACCAATGGTAGCCAGCCAGCTGGCGCGTCACCCCTTATTGCTGGATGAACTGCTCGATCCCGCCACGCTCTATCAGCCGACCGCCACCGACGCTTATCGTGATGAGCTGCGACAGTATCTGCTGCGCATCCCCACAGAAGATGAAGAGCAGCAACTGGAAGCGGTGCGGCAGTTTAAGCAGGCACAGCATCTGCGTATTGCCGCCGCTGATATTGCTGGCACGCTGCCGGTGATGAAAGTCAGCGATCATCTGACCTGGCTGGCGGAGGCGATTATCGAATCTGTGGTGCGCCAGGCGTGGAATATGATGGTGCAGCGCTACGGTCGTCCTTCACATCTGAGTAATGAACATGAGCGCGGTTTTGCGGTGCTGGGCTACGGCAAGCTGGGTGGCTGGGAGCTGGGTTACAGTTCCGACCTCGATTTAGTCTTCCTGCATGACTGTCCGGCTGACGCGGTGACAGAAGGCGAGCGCAGCATCGATGGCCGTCAGTTCTATCTGCGTCTTGCCCAGCGCATCATGCATCTCTTCAGCACCCGCACTTCCTCCGGCATTCTTTACGAAGTCGATGCACGGCTGCGTCCTTCCGGCGCGGCAGGCATGCTGGTCAGTACCTTTGAGGCCTTTGAAGAGTATCAGCGCAGTGAAGCCTGGACCTGGGAGCATCAGGCGCTGGTCCGGGCGCGCGTGGTGTTTGGCGAGGCAGCGCTGGGCGAACGTTTTAACGTGATTCGTCAGGCGATCCTGTCGCTGCCACGTGCCGCGGACGCGCTGCAAACTGAAGTGCGCGAGATGCGCGAAAAGATGCGTGCTCACCTCAGCAACAAGCATAAAGGTCGCTGGGATATCAAAGCCGATGCGGGTGGTATCACCGATATTGAATTCATCGCCCAATATCTTGTCTTACGCTACGCCGCTGAGCAGCCTGAACTGACGCGCTGGTCTGATAATGTGCGCATTTTCGAGCTGATGGCCAAGTACCATAAAATGCCCGCTGATGAAGCGCAGGCGCTGACGCAGGCTTATGTGACGCTGCGCGACGCATTGCATCATCGCGCCCTGCAGGAGCTGCCTGGTCACGTTGAACCAGAGGCGTATGCAGCGGAGCGGCAGACGGTTCTGAACAGCTGGCAGCGCTGGCTGATAACGCCTGCGTCTATCCTGGCGTGATGCTGATAGCACAAATCGCAACTGTGCTATCATCCGCGCACTATTTTTAATGCAGTCTGGAGTGTCTGGAATGAAAGTGACTCTGCCCGCGTTCGGCCAAGCCTCAGTGCTGGTTGTTGGCGATGTAATGTTGGATCGTTACTGGTATGGCCCAACCAGCCGTATCTCCCCTGAAGCCCCGGTTCCGGTGGTGAAAGTGGACACGGTTGAAGAGCGCCCTGGCGGCGCGGCAAACGTGGCGATGAACATTGCAGCACTCGGTGCCGCGTCCCGCCTGATCGGCCTGACCGGTGAAGATGATGCGGCGCGCGTGTTGAGTAACACGCTGAAAGACGTCAACGTTCATTGTGACTTCGTGGCGGTAAAAAGCCATCCGACTATTACCAAACTGCGCGTGCTTTCCCGCAATCAGCAGCTGATCCGTCTTGATTTTGAAGAGGGCTTTGATCAGGTTGATCCGGAGCCGATTCACCAGAAAATGCGTGATTCGCTGGCTGCAGCGGGTGCGCTGGTGCTGTCTGATTACGCCAAAGGCGCGCTCTCCAGCGTGCAGACCATGATTACCCTGGCGCGAGAAGCAGGCGTGCCGGTTCTAATCGATCCGAAAGGCACCGATTTTGAGCGCTATCGCGGCGCGACGCTGCTGACGCCAAACCTGTCGGAATTTGAAGCCGTGGTCGGCAAATGCAAAAACGAAGAGGAGATCGTGGCGCGCGGCACGCAGCTGATCGCTGATTTTGACCTCTCCGCGCTGCTGGTGACCCGTTCCGAAAATGGCATGACGCTGCTCCAGCCGGGCAAAGCACCTCTGCATCTGCCGACCCAGGCGCAGGAAGTCTATGACGTGACCGGTGCAGGCGATACGGTGATCGGTGTGCTGGCTGCGGCTCTGGCTGCTGGCGACTCGCTGGAAGAAGCCTGTTTCCTGGCGAACGCGGCGGCGGGTGTGGTGGTGGGTAAACTCGGTACCTCGACCGTCAGCACCGTTGAGCTGGAAAATGCGATTCACGCCCGCCCTGAGCAGGGTTTTGGCATCATGACGGAAGCGCAGTTAAAAGCCGCCGTTGAGATGGCCCGCCGTCGTGGCGAAAAAGTGGTGATGACCAACGGCGTGTTCGACATTCTGCACGCCGGTCATGTCTCTTATCTGGCAAACGCCCGTAAGCTCGGCGATCGACTGATCGTCGCGGTGAACAGCGATGCGTCGACTAAACGTCTGAAAGGTGAAAGCCGTCCGGTGAATCCGCAGGAAAACCGGATGATCGTGCTGGGCGCGCTGGAAGCGGTAGACTGGGTGGTGGTATTCGAAGAGGATACGCCGCAGCGTCTGATTGCCGGTATTCTGCCTGACCTGCTGGTCAAAGGTGGCGATTACAAGCCGGAAGATATCGCGGGCAGTAAAGAAGTGTGGGCAAATGGCGGCGACGTGCAGGTGCTGAACTTCGAAGACGGTATCTCTACCACCAACATTATTAAAACCATTCGCGGCAGCTGAAGCAGAAAGTAAGCGGGAGCCTGGCTCCCGCTCAGACGCTTATTCTGGCTTGTTGTCCACGACGGGTTTCACCGCAACCGGTGCCGGTGAGGCCGCAGGCGAACTCGCTACCGCTGCAGAGGGTGTCGCTGCTGCAACAGGCGTGGCCGGTGCCGTTGCGGTCGGTGGCGTACCGGCTGATGAACCGTGACTTTCCAACTGGGCCAGACGCTGCTCAAGCGCCGCCAGTTTCTCCCGCGTACGCAGTAACACCTGCGTCTGCACATCAAACTCTTCACGGTTGACCAGATCCATACGGGTCAGCTGCGCCTGAAGAACCTGACGAATTTTCTTTTCGACATCATCACCAAACTCACGAACACCTTTAGGCATCGCTTCGTGAACCTGACGGGCAAGTTGTTCAATTTTTTTCGTGTCGATCATGATGATTTCCTGGTTACGGGGAGCTGTGTCAGCGTGTTTACCAACGTAATAAGTGTTAAGTGTAATGCCAGAAATGAAAAGGTTAAACCTCAAATCGGTAACGCAGGAAATGCAAAAGCAATTGCGCTATTGATGATTGCCGCCTCAAACGATCGGCGTTATAGTTGAAAGGCTTATTCTCAGGGCGGGGCGCAATTCCCCACCGGCGGTAAATCAGCTTCGGCTGAAAGCCCGCGAGCGCTTTATCTTGATGAAAAGAGAGGTAAAGGTCAGCAGATCCGGTGTAATTCCGGGGCCGACGGTTACAGTCCGGATGGGAGAGGGTAACGACATCTATCGGACAATTGTGTCTGCTTCACGTTATTGCCACGTCTTTTTGACGTCACTCCTAAGCACGCCCTGATTCTGGTAACCCATACATTTTAAGGTTTTTATTACCATGAATCAGACGCTACTTTCTGAATTTGGCACGCCTGAACAGCGTGTAGAACGTGCTATCGCCGCCCTGCGTGAGGGACGCGGTGTGATGGTACTCGACGATGAAAATCGCGAAAACGAAGGCGATATGATCTTCGCCGCAGAAACCATGACCGTTGAACAGATGGCGCTGACTATTCGTCACGGTAGCGGCATTGTCTGCCTCTGCCTGACCGAAGAGCGTCGCCAGCAGCTCGACCTGCCCATGATGGTGGAAAACAACACCAGCTCCTTTGGCACCGGCTTCACCGTGACCATTGAGGCCGCAGAAGGCGTTACCACCGGCGTTTCCGCGCAGGATCGTATCACCACCATTCGCGCAGCCATTGCCGACAATGCTAAACCTGCCGATCTGCATCGCCCTGGCCATGTCTTCCCGTTGCGTGCCAGCGAAGGCGGCGTGTTAACCCGTGGCGGTCATACGGAAGCGACCATCGATTTAGTGACGCTGGCTGGCTTTAAGCCCGCAGGTGTCCTGTGCGAACTGACTAACGACGATGGCACCATGGCCCATGCGCCTGAAGCGATTACTTTTGCTCGCCAGCACAACATGCCAGTCGTGACCATCGAAGATCTGATCGCCTGGCGTCGTACGCACGAAACGCGCCACGCCAGCTAATCTGTCGGGCGTTAAACAGGCCCTGAACGGGGCCTGTTTTCTTTCTGCTGAAGCGGAACGAAACAGCCTGATTGGTGACTTATCCTCTCTCCGCACTGCTTAACATCCGTTAAACCCGCCACCTTAAATCTCATTCAAATTTCCTGATAATCTCCATCACGCTTATCAGCGTGATAAAGCGCCGAATGCGCGTATCGTAGTGGCTATCAAATAAACGATCCCGGGGATCATGAATGAGCCAGTTACGAATGCCAGCGCTGTTTTTGGGTCATGGCAGCCCGATGAATGCCCTTGAAGAGAACCGCTATACCGCCGCATGGCGTCACGTGGGCGAGACTCTGCCACGTCCACGCGCGATTATTGCGGTTTCGGCGCACTGGTATACGCGCGGCACCGCCGTGACGGCAATGGCACATCCTAAGACCATTCATGATTTTGGTGGCTTTCCGCAGGCGCTGTTTGATACGCGCTATCCGGCACCGGGATCGCCTGAACTGGCTCAGCAACTGGTGGAGCAGTTAGCACCTGTCGAGGTGAAGCTGGATCAGGATTGGGGATTCGATCATGGTTCCTGGGGTGTCCTGATCAAGATGTACCCGGAGGCCGATATTCCGGTGGTGCAGCTCAGCATTGATGGCACCAGACCTGCGGCATGGCACTTTGAGATGGGCCAGAAACTGGCTGCGCTGCGCGATCAGGGTGTGATGATTGTCGCCAGCGGCAATGTGGTGCATAACCTGCGTAAAGTACGCTGGGATGGCAACAGCGAAGTCTATCCGTGGGCCAGCAGTTTTGAGCAGTATGTCCGCGATAACCTGGCGGTGCAGAGCGATGCTGCTTCTCATCCGCTGGTTAACTTTATGGACCATCCGGGTGCGCTGCTCTCTAACCCGACGCCTGAGCACTATCTGCCACTGCTCTACGTGCTTGGCGCACGTCAGCCGGATGATGCCATCAGCATTCCGGTTGACGGGATGGAGATGGGTGCCATCAGCATGTTGTCGGTTCAGGTAGGTTAGGGCGAAGCTGAGAGAAAACAGGCCAGAAGCTGGCCTGTTATTATCGCGGTGCGTTAACCGATAAAGGCGTGCGGATAGAAACGGGATAGATCCTGAGTGATCAGGTCGCGATCTTCACGCAGGCCGATTCCGGCCGGTTGATCGTCGATCAGCCAGCTGCCGATCAGCGTATAGCTGTCGCCAAATTTTGGCAGCGGATGGAACTGCTGGACGATCATGCCCTCTTCACCGTAAGGCCCATCAACACGGGCAATCTCCTGACCATTTTCTACGAT
This genomic window from Pantoea sp. Lij88 contains:
- the glnE gene encoding bifunctional [glutamate--ammonia ligase]-adenylyl-L-tyrosine phosphorylase/[glutamate--ammonia-ligase] adenylyltransferase — encoded protein: MLSALPALLRAQAEEAARQLGVPLASLSPEQTAGLAFSDFVLENLQQHPDWWQTMLDQPPQPDEWQHYAAWLDLALNDIDSEASLMRELRLFRRRMLVRIAWMQALQHATTEQSLQQLSILAEVLISRARDWVYQDCCRDFGTPCNADGDAQPLLILGMGKLGGGELNFSSDIDLIFAWPENGTTRGGRRELDNAQFFTRMGQRLIKVLDQPTMDGFVYRVDMRLRPFGDSGPLVMSFAALEDYYQEQGRDWERYAMVKARLMGDDQDRWSQELQQMLRPFVYRRYIDFSVIQSLRNMKGMISREVRRRGLKNNIKLGAGGIRETEFIVQVFQLIRGGRERSLQLRALLPTLEAIKNLALLPAEQVDALRDAYLFLRRLENLLQSLGDEQTQTLPEDELHRARLAWAMDCADWADLMTRLDSQMAAVRAIFDELIGEDTPEIGDQRELAEFQVLWQDQLEDSELAPLVPQLSDDQRLALHQTLEAFRQDINRRTIGPRGRQALDQLMPRLLSEVCPREDAAVTLSRLTPLLIGVLTRSTYLELLTEYHGALRHLIRLCAASPMVASQLARHPLLLDELLDPATLYQPTATDAYRDELRQYLLRIPTEDEEQQLEAVRQFKQAQHLRIAAADIAGTLPVMKVSDHLTWLAEAIIESVVRQAWNMMVQRYGRPSHLSNEHERGFAVLGYGKLGGWELGYSSDLDLVFLHDCPADAVTEGERSIDGRQFYLRLAQRIMHLFSTRTSSGILYEVDARLRPSGAAGMLVSTFEAFEEYQRSEAWTWEHQALVRARVVFGEAALGERFNVIRQAILSLPRAADALQTEVREMREKMRAHLSNKHKGRWDIKADAGGITDIEFIAQYLVLRYAAEQPELTRWSDNVRIFELMAKYHKMPADEAQALTQAYVTLRDALHHRALQELPGHVEPEAYAAERQTVLNSWQRWLITPASILA
- the hldE gene encoding bifunctional D-glycero-beta-D-manno-heptose-7-phosphate kinase/D-glycero-beta-D-manno-heptose 1-phosphate adenylyltransferase HldE encodes the protein MKVTLPAFGQASVLVVGDVMLDRYWYGPTSRISPEAPVPVVKVDTVEERPGGAANVAMNIAALGAASRLIGLTGEDDAARVLSNTLKDVNVHCDFVAVKSHPTITKLRVLSRNQQLIRLDFEEGFDQVDPEPIHQKMRDSLAAAGALVLSDYAKGALSSVQTMITLAREAGVPVLIDPKGTDFERYRGATLLTPNLSEFEAVVGKCKNEEEIVARGTQLIADFDLSALLVTRSENGMTLLQPGKAPLHLPTQAQEVYDVTGAGDTVIGVLAAALAAGDSLEEACFLANAAAGVVVGKLGTSTVSTVELENAIHARPEQGFGIMTEAQLKAAVEMARRRGEKVVMTNGVFDILHAGHVSYLANARKLGDRLIVAVNSDASTKRLKGESRPVNPQENRMIVLGALEAVDWVVVFEEDTPQRLIAGILPDLLVKGGDYKPEDIAGSKEVWANGGDVQVLNFEDGISTTNIIKTIRGS
- a CDS encoding accessory factor UbiK family protein, producing the protein MIDTKKIEQLARQVHEAMPKGVREFGDDVEKKIRQVLQAQLTRMDLVNREEFDVQTQVLLRTREKLAALEQRLAQLESHGSSAGTPPTATAPATPVAAATPSAAVASSPAASPAPVAVKPVVDNKPE
- the ribB gene encoding 3,4-dihydroxy-2-butanone-4-phosphate synthase: MNQTLLSEFGTPEQRVERAIAALREGRGVMVLDDENRENEGDMIFAAETMTVEQMALTIRHGSGIVCLCLTEERRQQLDLPMMVENNTSSFGTGFTVTIEAAEGVTTGVSAQDRITTIRAAIADNAKPADLHRPGHVFPLRASEGGVLTRGGHTEATIDLVTLAGFKPAGVLCELTNDDGTMAHAPEAITFARQHNMPVVTIEDLIAWRRTHETRHAS
- the ygiD gene encoding 4,5-DOPA dioxygenase extradiol: MSQLRMPALFLGHGSPMNALEENRYTAAWRHVGETLPRPRAIIAVSAHWYTRGTAVTAMAHPKTIHDFGGFPQALFDTRYPAPGSPELAQQLVEQLAPVEVKLDQDWGFDHGSWGVLIKMYPEADIPVVQLSIDGTRPAAWHFEMGQKLAALRDQGVMIVASGNVVHNLRKVRWDGNSEVYPWASSFEQYVRDNLAVQSDAASHPLVNFMDHPGALLSNPTPEHYLPLLYVLGARQPDDAISIPVDGMEMGAISMLSVQVG